One Fusarium musae strain F31 chromosome 6, whole genome shotgun sequence DNA segment encodes these proteins:
- a CDS encoding hypothetical protein (EggNog:ENOG41), translated as MSNVFTAEALNRLSQLGPPQTIADMAALGTVGIASAAYLLRGIVWDKPDPYHHIWFERMGSKDGTSSGPKATRDIAKKMEEAGKDVVIFWGSQSGTAEMFANRLSKECHLRFGLLTLCADLCDYDPESIASLPQSKLAIFIISTYGEGDPSDNTAAFWEWLHKNPDVQLPNLRYMAFGLGNTSYRYYNRVIDVVAEFLDKAGAQRLMPVAKANDAQGGTEEDFLSWKDDLYTHFQTKLGYEERDIPYEPSIQLVEDDSLDIMDLNLGEPIQNRSGPAKIIKQYSPIRPLTVQSSHELYTSPGRNCLHMELDISDHPELRYRTGDHLAVYPINPDHEIQLLLKALDLEDRAEKPLLVQPLEEGVTIKIPSPTSALALFRHYLEISAPVSRETVGQLARFAPSAEIAQNLTALGKSKEAYAEYIAKNHITLGRLLTLVSPGSVWDKLPLAYVVETLPTLQTRYYSISSSSTVSARRLSITCGVDNSPLQQDPSRSIRGITTNYLYALGKSLDGDSNQPEVGPDAPTYTLSGPGDALKGHKVFACLRRSNFKLPTMSSTPLVMIGAGTGLAPFRGFILERARLKSVGKPIGNMILFFGCRDPDQDYLYRDELAEVAKELQGSLEIVTAFSRADGEPKKYVQEKVEERKKDVCDLLQDGASIYFCGRASMAREVGNVVEKSMKTQNGWSDAEARSWAEAAKKGNKWLEDVWG; from the exons ATGTCCAACGTCTTTACAGCAGAAGCCTTGAATCGGCTCTCCCAGCTGGGGCCACCTCAGACAATAGCCGATATGGCTGCTCTGGGCACAGTTGGAATAGCCTCAGCAGCGTATCTTCTGCGTGGTATTGTCTGGGATAAGCCAGATCCTTATCATCATATCTGGTTCGAACGCATGGGGTCAAAAGATGGTACTTCATCAGGGCCGAAAGCAACTCGTGATATTGCAaaaaagatggaagaagct GGCAAAGATGTTGTCATATTTTGGGGTTCACAATCGGGTACAGCCGAGATGTTCGCCAACAGACTCTCCAAAGAATGCCATCTGCGTTTCGGTCTCCTGACCCTCTGCGCTGATCTATGCGACTACGACCCTGAGTCTATCGCGAGTCTTCCTCAAAGCAAGCTCGCCATTTTCATAATCTCGACATATGGAGAAGGCGATCCCAGTGACAACACAGCCGCTTTCTGGGAGTGGCTTCACAAGAATCCTGATGTCCAGCTACCAAACCTGCGATACATGGCCTTCGGTCTGGGCAATACCAGCTATCGGTACTACAACCGTGTCATCGACGTTGTTGCTGAGTTCCTTGACAAGGCTGGTGCACAGAGGCTGATGCCTGTGGCCAAGGCCAATGATGCTCAGGGTGGCACAGAAGAAGACTTCCTCTCCTGGAAGGACGATCTGTATACTCACTTTCAGACCAAGTTGGGCTATGAAGAGCGAGACATCCCGTATGAGCCAAGTATTCAGCTCGTAGAGGATGACTCTCTTGACATCATGGACCTCAACCTCGGCGAGCCAATCCAGAACCGAAGCGGACCCGCAAAGATTATCAAGCAGTACTCGCCTATCCGTCCTTTGACAGTTCAGTCATCCCACGAGCTTTACACATCTCCCGGGCGAAATTGCCTCCATATGGAGCTCGATATCTCAGATCATCCTGAGCTTCGATACCGGACTGGTGACCATCTTGCCGTCTATCCTATCAACCCTGATCACGAGATAcaacttctcctcaaggctcttgatcttgaagaccGAGCTGAgaagcctcttcttgttcaaccTCTCGAAGAAGGTGTAACAATCAAGATTCCCAGTCCCACATCTGCACTGGCCCTCTTTCGGCATTACCTCGAGATCTCAGCTCCTGTATCCCGAGAAACTGTTGGTCAACTTGCGAGATTTGCACCTTCAGCAGAGATTGCTCAGAACCTGACAGCTTTGGGTAAGAGTAAAGAGGCGTATGCTGAATATATTGCCAAGAACCATATCACTCTTGGTCGCCTTCTGACTCTTGTTTCTCCTGGGTCTGTTTGGGACAAACTTCCTCTAGCTTACGTCGTTGAAACTCTACCAACCTTGCAGACTCGATACTACTCCATCTCGTCATCGAGTACTGTGTCTGCACGCAGACTTTCGATTACATGTGGCGTCGATAACTCGCCTCTCCAACAAGACCCAAGCAGGTCCATCCGAGGGATCACTACTAATTATCTCTACGCTCTAGGGAAGTCTCTTGACGGGGACAGCAATCAACCAGAGGTTGGACCCGATGCTCCCACATACACCTTGTCTGGTCCCGGTGATGCTCTCAAAGGCCACAAAGTGTTTGCCTGTCTGCGTCGATCTAACTTCAAACTTCCAACAATGAGCTCAACACCTCTCGTCATGATTGGTGCTGGTACTGGTCTCGCTCCCTTCCGCGGGTTTATTCTTGAGCGAGCACGTCTCAAATCTGTTGGAAAGCCCATTGGCAACATGATTTTATTTTTTGGATGCCGTGACCCTGACCAAGATTATCTCTATCGGGATGAACTCGCCGAGGTGGCAAAAGAACTACAAGGCAGTCTTGAGATCGTTACTGCGTTTTCACGTGCAGATGGGGAACCAAAGAAGTATGTTCAAGAAAAAGtcgaagagaggaagaaagacGTGTGTgatcttctccaagatggtGCGAGTATCTACTTCTGCGGTAGAGCTTCAATGGCTAGAGAAGTTGGCAATGTGGTGGAAAAGTCGATGAAGACTCAGAATGGTTGGAGTGATGCTGAAGCTAGGAGCTGGGCTGAAGCGGCAAAGAAGGGAAATAAGTGGCTTGAGGATGTCTGGGGCTGA
- a CDS encoding hypothetical protein (EggNog:ENOG41) produces MATPFQTEAWTEYGLGTLVLFLRYFARWKTVGFKGYQGDDYFALAALVFWTCELVMLELIGQSGTNIGLTDEMGAKMSAAEIAKREFGSKCLLAGWNFYVTLIFTLKGVMLCLYSRMTLGLWQRKIVIWTQVGTVIAYIAVMAAIWGHCTPVRKNWQVYPNPGDTCTLAVANYLTLVVFNIVTDIAIVSIPVPLLWTVKLTIKRKLMIGVLLCSGVFIMVATLLRCVFSLRDIQGINTSTIWAIRETFIAILAVNAAAIKPLFSASRWLVSSKGSSRDKGTSSYINKHGHPLGTIGGSGISGGISANRHQKYMTQLDENSSEEHIVGKPEFVGYSKPEVRAGSTTSGQSDNQEGIMVTRTYEVTPGKSTLDV; encoded by the exons GGGATATCAAGGCGATGACTACTTTGCTCTTGCAGCCCTTGTCTTCTGGACG TGCGAGTTGGTCATGTTAGAACTCATAG GCCAATCTGGTACAAACATTGGCCTTACCGACGAGATGGGCGCCAAGATGTCAGCTGCAGAGATAGCTAAGCGCGAGTTTGGATCAAAATGTCTTCTTGCAGGATGGAACTTTTACGTGACTTTGATCTTTACTCTCAAGGGAGTGATGCTCTGCTTGTATAGCCGTATGAC GCTTGGTCTCTGGCAGAGAAAGATTGTTATCTGGACACAAGTCGGAACAGTCATTGCTTACATAGCAGTAATGGCTGCCATCTGGGGCCATTGTACGCCTGTTCGCAAGAACTGGCAAGTTTATCCCAATCCTGGTG ACACTTGCACGCTCGCCGTAGCGAATTACCTTACGCTGGTAGTGTTTAATATTGT AACCGATATCGCCATCGTCTCCATACCAGTCCCTCTATTATGGACTGTAAAGCTCACCATCAAGAGGAAACTAATGATTGGCGTTCTCCTCTGTTCTGGCGTTTTTATCATGGTTGCAACACTCTTGAGATGCGTGTTTTCGCTACG GGACATCCAAGGCATCAATACATCAACTATTTGGGCAATCCGCGAAACCTTTATCGCTATACTGGCCGTGAACGCCGCGGCGATCAAGCCTTTATTCTCAGCTTCTCGGTGGCTCGTGTCGAGTAAGGGAAGCAGTCGGGACAAGGGAACGAGCAGCTACATCAACAAACACGGCCACCCACTCGGGACAATCGGTGGATCAGGCATCTCTGGAGGCATTTCTGCGAACCGACATCAAAAATACATGACACAACTCGACGAAAACTCGAGCGAGGAACATATTGTTGGGAAGCCAGAGTTTGTGGGATACAGCAAGCCCGAAGTCAGGGCTGGCAGCACAACAAGTGGACAGAGTGATAACCAAGAAGGCATTATGGTTACTAGGACCTACGAAGTTACTCCTGGAAAGTCTACATTGGATGTTTAG
- a CDS encoding hypothetical protein (EggNog:ENOG41), whose translation MASPKLQVAVAGLGRMGARHALNFHNRTPRAELVAAFTPVQKEADWAKVNLEGVTIYNDYQEMLKHPGLQAVVVATVTTAHAEEAIQAIEADKHVLCEKPLSTSVEISQSVVDAAAKKPHLKVMCGFSRRFDASYRDAFDRMDSGAIGRPSVFRSQTCDKLDPSGFFVAYAEFSGGIFVDCNIHDIDLALWYFGQDSIVKSVVATGITAVQPELRKHKDVDNGVGIVEFWGGKVAYFYSSRMMAAGQHDMTEVIGTEGKLAINANPVGNLVEMHEAAGVRRQIPGDYYGRFEHAFVTEANEFTASVLDNNKLPFKLTGAVQAVKIGCALQESLNSGKKINFDETGRRIEESKL comes from the exons ATGGCCTCTCCTAAGCTCCAAGTCGCCGTCGCTGGCCTCGGCCGCATGGGTGCTCGCCATGCTCTCAACTTTCACAACAGAACACCCCGCGCTGAGCTTGTCGCAGCCTTTACCCCTGTCCAGAAGGAGGCAGACTGGGCCAAGGTTAATCTCGAGGGTGTTACAATCTACAATGACTACCAGGAGATGCTGAAGCATCCTGGCCTTCAGGCTGTGGTAGTTGCTACTGTTACTACTGCTCATGCTGAAGAGGCCATTCAAGCTATTGAGGCTGATAAGCATGTTCTTTGCGAGAAGCCTCTAAGTACCAGCGTTGAGATC TCTCAATCCGTTGTCGATGCCGCTGCGAAGAAGCCTCACCTCAAGGTCATGTGCGGTTTCTCTCGTCGATTCGATGCCTCATACCGCGACGCCTTTGATCGCATGGACAGCGGTGCCATCGGCCGTCCCTCTGTTTTCCGATCTCAAACCTGCGATAAGCTTGACCCATCCGGTTTCTTCGTTGCATATGCCGAGTTCAGCGGTGGTATCTTTGTCGACTGTAACATCCACGATATCGACCTTGCCTTGTGGTACTTTGGCCAAGACTCTATCGTTAAGTCTGTTGTTGCTACTGGTATCACTGCTGTTCAGCCCGAGCTGCGAAAGCACAAAGATGTGGACAATGGCGTTGGTATAGTTGAGTTCTGGGGCGGCAAAGTCGCATACTTCTACTCTTCACGCATGATGGCTGCTGGTCAACACGATATGACAGAGGTCATTGGTACTGAAGGCAAACTCGCTATCAATGCCAACCCCGTCGGCAACCTTGTTGAGATGCACGAGGCAGCCGGTGTGCGCCGACAGATTCCTGGCGACTACTATGGTCGTTTCGAGCATGCCTTCGTCACAGAAGCCAATGAATTCACAGCTTCAGTGCTTGACAACAACAAGCTACCATTTAAGCTTACTGGTGCTGTCCAGGCTGTCAAGATTGGTTGCGCACTCCAGGAGTCGCTCAACTCAGGCAAGAAGATTAACTTTGACGAGACTGGTCGTCGCATCGAGGAATCTAAGCTGTAA